From a region of the Impatiens glandulifera chromosome 4, dImpGla2.1, whole genome shotgun sequence genome:
- the LOC124934690 gene encoding uncharacterized mitochondrial protein AtMg00810-like → MQPPPGYDHPPNKVCRLRKALYGLKQAPREWFVKFSYTIGNLGFKSNSYDHALFLRKTDQGCTLLLLYVNDMIIIDDDTNGICDLKIFLHQQFEMKDLGQLSYFLGLEIASDKFGYYLSQAKYAIDLISRAGITDTKVVSTLFNSTEHLVATNELRAYSDADWAGDPTDRRSTAGYCFFLGTSLISWRSKKQTVVSRSSTESEYRALADTISELL, encoded by the exons ATGCAACCTCCACCTGGGTATGATCATCctccaaataaagtttgtagACTCCGCAAAGCtctttatggtctcaaacaagctcctaggGAGTGGTTCGTCAAATTTAGCTACACCATTGGTAATCTTGGTTTCAAATCCAATTCTTATGATCATGCATTATTTTTGCGCAAAACAGATCAAGGTTGTACCTTACTTTTACTTTATGTGAATGACATGATAATTATTGATGATGACACAAATGGAATCTGTGATCTCAAAATTTTTCTACATCAacaatttgaaatgaaagatcttggacAATTAAGTTATTTCTTGGGACTTGAAATAGCTTCCGACAAATTCGGTTACTATTTATCACAAGCTAAGTACGCAATTGATCTCATATCTCGGGCTGGTATTACTGACACAAAAGTTGTTAGCACACTATTTAACTCCACAGAACATTTGGTTGCTACTAATG AGTTACGAGCATACTCTGATGCTGATTGGGCAGGTGATCCAACTGATCGTCGATCCACTGCTGGTTATTGTTTCTTTCTTGGCACATCTCTCATTTCATGGAGAAGTAAGAAACAAACTGTTGTTTCTCGTTCTAGTACAGAATCTGAATATCGTGCTCTTGCAGATACTATATCTGAGCTTCTCTAG